A single genomic interval of Alteromonas sp. BL110 harbors:
- a CDS encoding enoyl-CoA hydratase/isomerase family protein: MTDVESVVIVDELKTSNGDFTVGRLTLNKPKALNALDLAMAEILLKALQQWQSRSDVVAVVIDAAGDKAFCAGGDIVSMYKSMVEANGKIPSFLETFFETEYTLDYTIHNYNKPIVVWGSGIVMGGGMGLLCGASHRVVTETSRLAMPEITIGLYPDVGGSYFLPRLPGKSGLFLGLTGGQMNGADARYVGLADALVSGSDKEVLLQKLTNYSWNEIESTRLKESVTSILDSLEAPESAPSSNVEPNMAFIDDLCAADNATGIVNSILSADMSHDKWLSRAQNTLAKGSPITMHLVYEQCKRGAIMTLADCFRMEANMSCRCGESGEFQEGVRALLIDKDMSPKWKYGSVEDVPQDVVEHFFTSPWPKDKHPLSGLQ, translated from the coding sequence ATGACAGACGTGGAGTCAGTAGTCATTGTTGATGAGTTAAAAACATCGAACGGCGACTTTACAGTAGGACGTTTAACGCTGAATAAGCCAAAAGCACTGAATGCACTGGACTTAGCGATGGCAGAAATTCTGCTAAAGGCACTTCAACAGTGGCAATCACGTAGTGACGTTGTAGCTGTGGTCATAGATGCTGCAGGAGATAAAGCGTTTTGTGCTGGTGGTGATATTGTATCTATGTACAAATCTATGGTGGAAGCGAATGGGAAAATTCCATCGTTTTTGGAAACGTTTTTTGAGACGGAATATACCTTAGATTATACCATTCATAACTACAACAAACCGATTGTAGTTTGGGGTAGCGGCATTGTGATGGGGGGCGGCATGGGGCTGCTATGTGGTGCTAGCCATCGCGTGGTGACTGAAACATCGCGATTAGCTATGCCCGAAATCACCATCGGATTATACCCTGATGTAGGAGGAAGTTATTTCCTTCCCCGTCTACCGGGAAAATCAGGTTTGTTCCTGGGTTTAACAGGCGGTCAAATGAATGGTGCAGACGCCCGTTACGTGGGCTTAGCGGATGCGCTAGTCTCTGGCTCAGATAAAGAAGTTTTGCTACAAAAGCTCACAAACTATTCATGGAATGAGATAGAAAGTACACGTCTTAAGGAGTCTGTAACATCTATTCTTGATTCTTTAGAGGCACCGGAATCTGCGCCCAGCAGCAATGTAGAACCTAACATGGCGTTTATTGATGATTTGTGTGCAGCTGATAATGCCACTGGCATAGTTAATTCAATTCTTAGTGCCGATATGAGCCATGATAAATGGTTGTCGAGAGCCCAAAATACGCTAGCAAAAGGCTCTCCGATAACTATGCATTTAGTCTATGAGCAGTGTAAGAGAGGGGCCATTATGACCCTGGCTGATTGTTTTAGAATGGAAGCTAATATGTCTTGTCGCTGCGGTGAAAGCGGTGAATTTCAGGAGGGTGTTAGAGCACTACTAATTGACAAAGATATGTCGCCCAAGTGGAAATATGGAAGCGTAGAAGATGTACCGCAAGATGTGGTAGAGCATTTCTTTACCTCTCCTTGGCCTAAGGATAAACACCCCTTATCTGGGCTTCA
- a CDS encoding acyl-CoA dehydrogenase family protein has translation MNFELTDDQLAFEETARQFALQELAPNAAMWDREHHFPVEAIKKAGELGFCGLYAPESAGGLGLSRLDSSIIFEQLSMGCTTTTAMLTIHNMATWMIATWGTNEVKDIWCEQLVAGDKLASYCLTEPGAGSDAASLKTKATKSDRGYVLNGSKVFISGAGSTDVLVVMARTGEDGPKGVSAFAVPANAEGIEYGKAEEKMGWNAQPTRMITFDNVELDASWLLGEEGQGFKMAMQGLDGGRINIATCSVGTAQQALNVARDYMNEREQFGKPIAGFQALQFKLADMATELVAARQMVRMAACKLDNNDADKTTYCAMAKRFATDVGFNVCNDALQLHGGYGYIKEYPLERHFRDVRVHQILEGTNEIMRVIIGRRLLSDERSVL, from the coding sequence ATGAATTTTGAATTAACCGATGACCAATTAGCCTTTGAAGAAACCGCTCGTCAATTTGCCCTACAAGAATTGGCGCCGAATGCGGCGATGTGGGATAGAGAGCATCATTTCCCTGTAGAGGCGATTAAAAAAGCGGGCGAGTTAGGTTTTTGCGGCTTATATGCGCCTGAAAGCGCAGGTGGCCTTGGTTTATCAAGGCTCGACTCATCGATTATCTTTGAACAGCTTTCAATGGGGTGTACTACAACTACCGCTATGTTAACTATTCACAACATGGCCACATGGATGATTGCAACATGGGGCACCAATGAAGTAAAAGATATCTGGTGCGAGCAATTAGTCGCGGGTGACAAACTTGCCTCTTATTGCTTAACAGAGCCAGGTGCAGGTTCAGATGCAGCATCGCTTAAAACTAAAGCAACAAAGTCTGACCGTGGATACGTTCTAAACGGTTCTAAAGTGTTTATCTCTGGTGCAGGAAGTACAGATGTTCTTGTAGTCATGGCACGAACTGGCGAAGATGGCCCGAAAGGCGTATCTGCATTTGCAGTCCCTGCTAATGCAGAAGGTATTGAATATGGTAAAGCAGAGGAGAAAATGGGGTGGAATGCACAGCCCACTCGAATGATTACATTTGATAATGTAGAGCTTGATGCCAGTTGGTTGCTTGGTGAGGAAGGTCAAGGTTTTAAAATGGCTATGCAAGGGCTTGATGGCGGCCGCATCAATATTGCTACTTGCTCAGTAGGAACAGCTCAGCAAGCACTAAACGTAGCCCGTGACTATATGAATGAACGCGAGCAGTTTGGTAAACCTATTGCAGGCTTCCAAGCTCTTCAATTTAAGTTAGCTGATATGGCGACTGAGTTAGTTGCAGCCAGACAGATGGTACGTATGGCGGCATGCAAACTAGACAACAATGACGCTGATAAAACGACTTACTGCGCTATGGCTAAACGCTTTGCAACAGACGTGGGTTTTAATGTGTGTAACGATGCGCTCCAATTACACGGTGGATACGGTTATATTAAAGAGTACCCACTAGAGCGTCACTTTAGAGATGTTCGTGTTCATCAGATACTTGAAGGTACTAATGAAATTATGCGTGTGATTATAGGGCGCCGCCTACTGTCAGATGAGCGAAGTGTTCTTTAG
- a CDS encoding response regulator has product MSIANLSVSSFASGVELKAALKKQNFELLLMDYHLGQGKSGVEWVQSLREAGFIRPSTGIIFLTSDRSPQIIGRIMDLQPDVLLIKPYTIASLTRQINHYLKYRDFVKNVLHSLDNKQLERAISVVRAKISEGIPPRLVADIRKLYARLLYENGDIQRALSIYDDVLTRSDKVLWAQWGKVKCQYASGQWPHCKNHLSQMVNSSLARDKAFEWLASISFEQNSYEQVEKYLNEIKFSELSLPAAKLKTLAYQKQDKVVEAIDLLQKKRAMHRSAKDRFNDFTFELAEFYLFLAEESPETNRKESLSQARKLVGIAGRSQGDAQTLQKRDYLLAFSALLDGDIDKAAHLLESDHIDNYLRTEPSVLVIAAKVHHGLGDERKAGELLLMAKQKNAELQAISEQVMNDELIFTGGERLGLNHEQAISINETGTQLFIEGMFNKAMKHFYDAFQLSPDTAAFGLNLLQCMIEADTGVYRKFNINVLLEKITSLPLNETNKTRLEQLTLSAQEQAL; this is encoded by the coding sequence ATGTCTATTGCTAATTTGTCGGTAAGCAGTTTTGCGTCTGGCGTTGAACTGAAAGCGGCGCTAAAAAAGCAGAACTTTGAACTGTTGTTAATGGACTACCATCTCGGACAGGGTAAAAGTGGTGTCGAATGGGTACAAAGTTTGAGAGAAGCCGGGTTTATTCGACCGAGTACAGGAATCATCTTTCTCACCTCGGATCGTTCTCCGCAAATAATTGGACGGATCATGGATCTTCAACCCGATGTTTTGCTCATTAAGCCTTATACTATTGCCTCTTTGACCCGTCAAATTAATCACTATTTGAAATATCGTGACTTTGTCAAAAACGTATTGCACTCTTTAGACAATAAACAATTAGAGAGGGCTATCAGTGTAGTTCGCGCCAAAATCTCAGAAGGCATCCCCCCTCGCCTTGTGGCGGATATACGAAAACTTTATGCACGGCTTCTTTATGAAAATGGCGATATCCAAAGAGCTTTAAGTATTTATGATGATGTACTCACACGCAGCGATAAAGTGTTGTGGGCTCAATGGGGAAAAGTTAAATGCCAATACGCATCTGGGCAGTGGCCACACTGCAAAAACCATTTAAGCCAGATGGTAAATTCAAGTTTGGCACGGGATAAAGCTTTTGAATGGTTAGCCTCTATCTCTTTTGAACAAAATTCTTATGAGCAGGTAGAGAAATACCTTAACGAGATAAAGTTCAGTGAATTGAGTTTACCCGCCGCCAAACTTAAAACCCTTGCGTATCAAAAACAGGACAAAGTTGTTGAAGCTATAGATCTTCTGCAAAAAAAACGTGCTATGCACCGCAGTGCAAAAGACAGGTTTAATGATTTCACCTTTGAATTGGCCGAGTTTTATTTGTTCTTGGCAGAAGAGTCTCCCGAAACCAACAGAAAAGAAAGCTTATCCCAAGCTAGAAAACTAGTAGGTATTGCAGGAAGAAGTCAGGGCGATGCACAAACGTTGCAAAAAAGGGATTACCTCCTGGCATTTTCAGCACTGCTAGATGGCGATATAGATAAAGCCGCCCACCTGCTTGAAAGTGACCACATCGATAACTATCTGCGTACCGAGCCGTCTGTCTTGGTTATTGCTGCAAAGGTCCACCATGGACTTGGCGATGAACGTAAGGCAGGTGAACTATTGTTAATGGCTAAGCAGAAAAATGCTGAACTACAGGCCATATCAGAACAAGTGATGAACGACGAGTTGATTTTCACTGGAGGCGAACGTTTAGGGCTTAACCACGAGCAGGCGATTTCTATAAATGAAACTGGCACCCAACTGTTCATTGAAGGAATGTTTAATAAGGCAATGAAGCATTTTTACGATGCGTTTCAGCTATCGCCTGACACCGCAGCGTTTGGGCTAAACCTGCTTCAATGCATGATTGAAGCAGATACAGGCGTCTACCGTAAGTTTAACATCAACGTTTTACTCGAAAAAATCACTTCATTGCCGCTGAACGAGACAAATAAGACCCGTTTAGAGCAGCTTACCCTGTCTGCACAAGAGCAAGCACTTTAG
- a CDS encoding NAD(P)-dependent oxidoreductase — protein sequence MSNLKVSFLGLGVMGFPMAGHLSNAGYPVTVYNRTTKKAQDWLAAYGNADASACKSVAEAVKGADIVFMCVGNDNDVREVGTQALEVMKAGSVLVDHTTASADVARELYASSKEKQIGFLDAPVSGGQAGAENGQLTVMVGGDESVFAQIEPVMAHYARHSQLLGKSGSGQLAKMMNQICIAGIVQGLAEALHFGQRAGLDCNAVIDVISKGAAQSWQMENRASTMLNNSFDFGFAVDWMRKDLNIALDEARKNGSTLALTALVDQYYADVQKLGGGRWDTSSLLTRLK from the coding sequence ATGAGTAATTTGAAAGTGAGTTTTTTGGGCTTAGGGGTAATGGGGTTTCCTATGGCAGGGCACCTTAGCAATGCGGGTTATCCTGTTACTGTGTATAACCGTACCACGAAAAAGGCGCAAGATTGGCTAGCCGCCTATGGCAACGCTGATGCTAGTGCGTGTAAATCGGTGGCGGAAGCCGTTAAAGGCGCTGATATCGTTTTCATGTGCGTAGGTAATGACAATGACGTGAGAGAGGTTGGTACGCAAGCTTTAGAAGTAATGAAAGCGGGGAGTGTACTGGTCGATCATACAACTGCATCAGCAGACGTAGCCAGGGAGCTTTACGCTAGCAGTAAAGAAAAGCAAATTGGATTTTTAGATGCCCCAGTTTCTGGTGGGCAAGCTGGTGCCGAAAATGGTCAACTGACTGTCATGGTTGGCGGTGATGAATCGGTTTTCGCTCAAATAGAGCCAGTAATGGCACATTATGCACGCCATAGCCAGTTGCTGGGTAAAAGCGGCAGTGGTCAGTTAGCGAAAATGATGAATCAAATTTGTATCGCCGGTATTGTACAGGGCCTAGCCGAAGCGCTTCACTTCGGCCAGCGCGCCGGGCTAGATTGTAACGCGGTAATTGATGTGATAAGCAAGGGCGCTGCACAGTCTTGGCAGATGGAAAACAGAGCCAGCACCATGTTAAATAACAGTTTTGATTTTGGTTTCGCTGTAGATTGGATGCGCAAAGACCTAAATATTGCACTTGATGAAGCCCGTAAAAACGGTTCTACCTTGGCGCTCACTGCGCTTGTGGACCAATACTATGCGGATGTACAAAAACTTGGTGGGGGCCGTTGGGACACTTCCAGCTTGTTGACTCGTTTAAAATAG
- a CDS encoding glutathione peroxidase — protein MELYTHPITLNNGEQTTLEQYKGKVLLIVNTASKCGFTPQYEGLETLYKKYNDKGFEVLGFPCDQFGHQEPGSDSDIAQFCSLNFGVSFPLFKKTNVNGPEANPLFEALKQDAPGLLGTRRIKWNFTKFLVNAEGKVLKRYAPTVKPEAIEKDIVKLLGA, from the coding sequence TTGGAACTCTACACTCATCCTATTACGCTGAATAACGGCGAACAAACCACACTTGAACAATACAAGGGGAAAGTGCTGCTTATCGTTAATACCGCCAGTAAATGCGGTTTTACACCTCAATATGAAGGGCTTGAAACGCTTTATAAGAAATATAACGACAAGGGTTTTGAGGTGCTAGGGTTTCCATGCGACCAATTTGGCCACCAAGAACCTGGAAGTGATAGCGATATTGCACAGTTTTGCAGCTTAAATTTTGGCGTGTCATTTCCGCTTTTTAAAAAGACAAATGTTAATGGTCCAGAGGCAAACCCTCTTTTTGAAGCTTTAAAACAAGATGCACCCGGGCTACTGGGAACCAGACGTATCAAATGGAATTTTACTAAGTTCTTAGTCAATGCTGAGGGTAAAGTACTAAAACGCTACGCGCCTACCGTAAAGCCAGAGGCTATTGAAAAAGATATTGTTAAACTCTTGGGGGCGTAA
- a CDS encoding 2-hydroxyacid dehydrogenase, with product MQNRNIAFFSTRPYEQVVFSQLLDDYNSANSQSVKGTFFAHPLNPSTAISCKGFSDVVVFVNDDVNATTIKVLKDCGVKHIALRCAGYNNVDVGAAAEADIAVSRVPAYSPETVAEHTLAIILTLNRKTHKAYNRVREGNFNLDGLMGFTLHGKTVGVIGTGKIGKAVIRILLGFGCKVLCFDPSQDDDVIALGAQYVTLNELLEKSIIVTLHCPLNEKSYHIINADSIAKMPAGVMLINTSRGGLVDDTAIIKGLKSKQIGYLGLDVYERESELFFSDHSQEIIQDDIFQRLTTFPNVLITGHQGFFSYEALNEIAGTTLENILAGDNTL from the coding sequence ATGCAAAATCGTAATATTGCCTTTTTTAGTACTCGCCCCTATGAGCAAGTGGTATTTTCACAGCTACTAGATGACTACAATAGCGCCAATAGCCAAAGCGTTAAGGGCACTTTTTTCGCACACCCGCTTAACCCATCGACTGCTATAAGCTGTAAGGGATTTAGTGATGTGGTTGTCTTTGTGAACGACGATGTAAATGCGACGACCATCAAAGTGCTAAAAGACTGTGGTGTTAAACACATCGCGCTTCGCTGTGCAGGTTACAATAATGTAGATGTTGGTGCCGCAGCTGAAGCTGACATAGCAGTAAGTCGTGTGCCTGCTTATAGCCCTGAAACCGTAGCTGAACACACACTCGCAATCATTCTTACCTTAAACCGAAAAACCCATAAAGCCTATAATCGGGTTAGAGAAGGTAACTTTAACCTAGACGGGTTAATGGGGTTCACCCTACATGGCAAAACAGTGGGCGTTATAGGTACAGGAAAAATTGGTAAAGCCGTTATTCGCATACTGTTGGGGTTTGGATGTAAAGTTCTTTGTTTTGACCCAAGCCAAGATGATGATGTGATCGCTTTGGGAGCCCAATATGTAACGTTAAATGAACTGCTAGAAAAAAGCATCATTGTTACGTTGCACTGCCCGCTAAATGAAAAGAGTTATCATATTATCAATGCTGACAGCATAGCGAAAATGCCGGCGGGCGTAATGCTAATCAATACATCTCGTGGCGGTCTTGTAGATGACACTGCCATTATAAAAGGGCTTAAGTCGAAACAGATAGGCTATCTGGGGCTAGATGTATACGAAAGAGAGTCTGAACTCTTTTTCAGTGACCATTCACAGGAAATCATTCAAGACGACATTTTTCAGCGTTTAACGACCTTTCCCAATGTATTGATAACGGGGCACCAGGGCTTCTTCTCTTATGAAGCATTAAACGAAATTGCGGGAACGACGCTTGAGAACATCCTTGCAGGTGACAATACGCTATAA
- a CDS encoding methyltransferase yields the protein MNNDRIFDGIAEKFSNNIYGTTKGKLRHTLLCDVLEPYLKAPVRAIEIGGGTGVMTAHIAAKGHSVVLTDASKDVLNQAESLLSDAPNIKIRNQYLQQIEDLNDFDFLVCHAVLEWLDAPFDAIDFMYSNMKPGARLSLSFFNQDANLFANAIYGNFDYIAKGMKAKKQVRLNPNQPLSAMRVVEYCESLGFNILEKAGIRCFHDYMRDITHQSSKFNDLLALERQYHQQEPYLWLGKYFQLILEKP from the coding sequence ATGAATAACGATCGTATCTTCGACGGTATTGCTGAGAAGTTTTCAAACAACATTTACGGGACGACCAAGGGCAAATTGCGGCACACACTATTATGTGATGTGCTTGAACCTTATTTAAAAGCGCCGGTCCGAGCCATCGAAATAGGTGGGGGCACAGGGGTAATGACGGCTCATATAGCCGCGAAAGGGCACTCTGTTGTTCTTACCGATGCGTCAAAGGACGTGCTTAATCAGGCGGAGTCTTTACTTTCTGACGCGCCAAATATAAAAATACGGAATCAATATTTACAACAAATAGAAGACCTCAATGATTTCGATTTTCTGGTTTGTCATGCGGTTCTAGAATGGCTAGATGCGCCCTTTGACGCTATAGATTTTATGTATAGCAATATGAAACCCGGAGCACGCTTAAGCTTGAGTTTCTTTAATCAAGATGCGAATTTATTTGCCAATGCCATCTACGGTAATTTCGATTATATCGCCAAAGGGATGAAGGCGAAAAAGCAGGTGAGACTTAATCCCAACCAACCGCTTAGCGCAATGCGAGTGGTTGAGTATTGTGAGTCGTTAGGCTTTAACATACTGGAAAAAGCTGGCATTCGCTGTTTTCATGATTACATGCGGGATATTACGCATCAAAGTAGCAAATTTAACGATTTGCTTGCTCTTGAACGACAGTATCACCAGCAGGAGCCCTATTTGTGGCTCGGAAAATACTTCCAACTAATCCTCGAAAAGCCATAA
- a CDS encoding Nif3-like dinuclear metal center hexameric protein, producing MSITRLELQNYLDGMLRVSEISDYCPNGLQVEGTNKIEKIVTGVTASQALVNAAIEANADALIVHHGYFWKGEPQAVTGMKKRRLSALLANDLNLFAYHLPLDVHPEFGNNRQLASLLDVQNVSAVSGVKPVGVVMQGNLEEAIEGVALQDKLQQLLGRDVLIEGPVSKPITTLAWCTGGGQGFIEQAVELGVDAFITGEVSEQTVHTAREMGITFFAAGHHATERYGVKSLGEHIEQQFDLPVEFIDIDNPA from the coding sequence GTGTCTATTACCCGCCTAGAACTACAAAATTATCTTGATGGAATGTTAAGGGTTAGCGAAATCAGTGATTATTGCCCCAATGGCTTACAGGTAGAGGGCACAAATAAAATAGAGAAAATTGTTACAGGTGTAACAGCGTCTCAGGCTTTAGTAAATGCGGCGATAGAAGCTAATGCCGATGCGCTTATTGTGCATCACGGATATTTTTGGAAAGGTGAGCCACAGGCTGTGACCGGCATGAAAAAGCGCCGTCTTTCTGCTTTACTTGCCAATGATCTAAATTTATTTGCCTACCATCTTCCTTTAGATGTTCACCCAGAATTTGGAAACAATCGTCAGCTTGCGTCTCTTCTCGATGTACAAAATGTAAGTGCAGTTAGCGGCGTAAAACCTGTTGGTGTTGTCATGCAAGGAAATTTGGAGGAAGCAATTGAAGGCGTAGCTCTACAAGATAAATTGCAGCAGCTGTTAGGACGAGATGTGCTAATAGAAGGGCCTGTGTCAAAACCAATAACAACACTTGCTTGGTGCACTGGCGGAGGTCAGGGATTCATAGAACAAGCGGTTGAGTTAGGTGTAGATGCATTTATTACCGGTGAAGTATCTGAGCAAACCGTGCATACAGCAAGAGAAATGGGTATTACCTTTTTTGCGGCTGGCCATCATGCTACCGAACGCTACGGCGTGAAGTCTTTAGGCGAACATATTGAGCAGCAATTCGACTTGCCTGTTGAGTTTATTGATATCGATAACCCCGCATAG
- a CDS encoding TetR/AcrR family transcriptional regulator — translation MARHTKNDILDAAEYLFSQSGFTQTSMREITARAEVNLASVNYHFGSKKNLIQAVFKRYFDELMPQVKTCLDALPPIEGAKGIEQLLYSLIPPMLNLNAISEQGTATFVKLLGRGYNETQGHLRKFLMHDYGYCIRALVDAIRRCLPELPEEELFWRLHFAMGSFVFSMASSQALTEIAESDFHKHVDIKEVIQHLVPFVAQGLAGK, via the coding sequence ATGGCACGGCATACTAAAAACGATATATTAGATGCGGCGGAATACTTGTTTTCTCAAAGTGGGTTTACCCAAACCTCGATGCGGGAAATTACTGCCAGAGCAGAAGTAAATCTAGCGTCGGTGAATTACCATTTTGGTAGTAAGAAAAACTTAATACAAGCGGTGTTTAAGCGATACTTTGATGAGCTTATGCCACAAGTTAAGACTTGCTTAGACGCTCTCCCGCCTATTGAAGGCGCCAAAGGCATTGAGCAGCTTTTATATTCGCTTATCCCCCCCATGTTAAATCTTAATGCTATATCCGAGCAGGGCACTGCCACTTTTGTAAAATTGCTTGGCCGGGGGTATAACGAAACACAAGGGCACTTGCGCAAGTTTTTGATGCATGATTATGGTTACTGTATACGCGCCCTAGTAGACGCTATCAGACGTTGTTTACCTGAACTTCCTGAGGAAGAGCTGTTCTGGCGGTTGCATTTCGCGATGGGAAGTTTCGTCTTTTCGATGGCATCGAGTCAGGCATTAACAGAAATTGCTGAGTCTGATTTTCATAAACACGTAGATATAAAAGAAGTCATCCAGCATCTTGTGCCATTTGTCGCGCAGGGGCTTGCCGGCAAATAG
- the sohB gene encoding protease SohB: MEFLYEYGLFVAKAVTLVIAFVVVVSTIVGVASKQKQGKGQLEIVSISEQLKDITNYAKEVLLDKNALKKLAKEQKKEAKAKSKAKNKVKDQGDESEKSRLFVIDFKGSMDANEVEHLREEITAILCVANKEDEVLVRLESGGGVVHGYGLAASQLQRIKEKGLKLTIAVDKVAASGGYMMACVADKLLASQFAYIGSIGVLAQLPNFNKLLKKNDIEFEQHTAGEFKRTLTIFGENNDEGRAKFREEIEEIHVLFKDFVQSQRPEMDIDKVATGEYWPGIKAKALGLVDDITTSDDYILSHYPAREIFSVKYAVKKNVAEKLGMSAANVVERVFMKSMNKARHWF; encoded by the coding sequence TTGGAGTTTTTGTACGAGTACGGTTTGTTTGTTGCCAAAGCTGTAACGTTAGTTATTGCCTTCGTTGTTGTTGTGTCAACCATAGTTGGTGTAGCAAGTAAACAGAAGCAGGGGAAAGGACAACTTGAAATCGTGTCTATTTCTGAGCAATTAAAGGACATTACAAACTACGCTAAAGAAGTCCTTTTAGATAAAAACGCATTAAAAAAGTTAGCTAAAGAACAGAAAAAAGAGGCCAAGGCGAAGAGCAAGGCTAAAAACAAAGTGAAAGATCAGGGTGACGAGTCAGAAAAGTCTCGATTATTTGTTATCGACTTTAAAGGGTCTATGGATGCCAATGAGGTCGAGCACCTGCGTGAAGAAATCACCGCTATTTTGTGTGTAGCAAATAAAGAAGACGAGGTTTTGGTCCGCCTTGAAAGTGGTGGTGGCGTAGTACACGGTTATGGACTTGCTGCGTCGCAATTACAGCGTATTAAAGAAAAGGGTCTTAAATTGACCATTGCTGTTGATAAAGTTGCAGCTAGCGGTGGCTATATGATGGCGTGTGTTGCCGATAAATTGCTGGCTTCACAGTTTGCGTATATCGGCAGCATTGGTGTTCTAGCCCAACTGCCTAACTTCAATAAGTTGCTGAAGAAAAACGATATCGAATTTGAGCAGCATACTGCCGGTGAGTTTAAGCGTACGCTAACTATTTTTGGTGAAAATAACGATGAAGGCCGCGCCAAGTTTAGAGAGGAAATTGAAGAGATTCATGTGCTCTTTAAAGATTTCGTGCAAAGTCAGCGTCCTGAAATGGATATAGACAAAGTAGCTACTGGTGAGTATTGGCCAGGAATTAAAGCAAAAGCACTTGGCTTGGTTGACGACATCACCACTTCCGATGACTACATTCTTTCGCATTACCCAGCACGCGAAATTTTCAGTGTTAAGTATGCTGTGAAGAAAAATGTTGCGGAAAAGCTGGGTATGTCGGCAGCTAATGTTGTTGAGCGTGTGTTTATGAAAAGTATGAACAAAGCGCGTCATTGGTTTTAA